The following are from one region of the Ochotona princeps isolate mOchPri1 chromosome 4, mOchPri1.hap1, whole genome shotgun sequence genome:
- the LOC101527685 gene encoding calcium-binding protein 2 isoform X1 produces MALPHGPADGGPPPEDPSPSEGTSGPSQAAASPAASRRRVLLRELEAQVQAAYGQDRELRPEEIEELQVAFQEFDRDRDGYIGYRELGACMRTLGYMPTEMELIEISQQISGGKVDFEDFVELMGPKLLAETADMIGVRELRDAFREFDTNRDGCISVGELRAALKALLGTRLSQREVDEILQDMDLNGDGLVDFEEFVRMMSR; encoded by the exons ATGGCCCTGCCTCACGGCCCAGCAGATGGTGGCCCCCCTCCAGAGGACCCCAGCCCTTCTGAGGGAACCTCGGGGCCTAGCCAGGCCGCAGccagcccagcagccagcaggcgaCGGGTACTGCTTCGGGAGCTGGAGGCGCAGGTGCAGGCGGCCTACGGGCAG GACCGGGAGCTGCGGCCCGAGGAGATCGAAG AGCTGCAGGTCGCCTTCCAGGAGTTTGACCGGGACCGGGATGGCTATATAGGTTACCGGGAGCTGGGTGCCTGCATGAGGACACTGGGTTACATGCCCACCGAGATGGAACTCATTGAGATCTCTCAGCAGATCA GTGGCGGGAAGGTAGACTTTGAAGATTTTGTGGAGCTGATGGGCCCCAAGCTGCTGGCAGAGACAGCCGACATGATCggggtcagggagctaagggacGCCTTCAGGGAG TTCGACACCAACCGGGACGGCTGCATCAGTGTGGGCGAGCTCCGGGCAGCACTGAAGGCCTTGCTGGGGACGCGGCTCAGCCAGCGGGAAGTGGACGAGATCTTGCAGGACATGGACCTCAATGGGGACGGCCTGGTGGACTTCGAAg AGTTTGTGCGAATGATGTCTCGCTGA
- the LOC101527685 gene encoding calcium-binding protein 2 isoform X2 produces the protein MVQGPMGNCAKWPRRRGSKDRELRPEEIEELQVAFQEFDRDRDGYIGYRELGACMRTLGYMPTEMELIEISQQISGGKVDFEDFVELMGPKLLAETADMIGVRELRDAFREFDTNRDGCISVGELRAALKALLGTRLSQREVDEILQDMDLNGDGLVDFEEFVRMMSR, from the exons atggtgcaggggcccatggggAACTGTGCCAAGTGGCCCCGGCGCCGAGGGTCTAAG GACCGGGAGCTGCGGCCCGAGGAGATCGAAG AGCTGCAGGTCGCCTTCCAGGAGTTTGACCGGGACCGGGATGGCTATATAGGTTACCGGGAGCTGGGTGCCTGCATGAGGACACTGGGTTACATGCCCACCGAGATGGAACTCATTGAGATCTCTCAGCAGATCA GTGGCGGGAAGGTAGACTTTGAAGATTTTGTGGAGCTGATGGGCCCCAAGCTGCTGGCAGAGACAGCCGACATGATCggggtcagggagctaagggacGCCTTCAGGGAG TTCGACACCAACCGGGACGGCTGCATCAGTGTGGGCGAGCTCCGGGCAGCACTGAAGGCCTTGCTGGGGACGCGGCTCAGCCAGCGGGAAGTGGACGAGATCTTGCAGGACATGGACCTCAATGGGGACGGCCTGGTGGACTTCGAAg AGTTTGTGCGAATGATGTCTCGCTGA
- the LOC101527685 gene encoding calcium-binding protein 2 isoform X3 — MVQGPMGNCAKWPRRRGSKDRELRPEEIEELQVAFQEFDRDRDGYIGYRELGACMRTLGYMPTEMELIEISQQISRCGGKVDFEDFVELMGPKLLAETADMIGVRELRDAFREFDTNRDGCISVGELRAALKALLGTRLSQREVDEILQDMDLNGDGLVDFEEFVRMMSR, encoded by the exons atggtgcaggggcccatggggAACTGTGCCAAGTGGCCCCGGCGCCGAGGGTCTAAG GACCGGGAGCTGCGGCCCGAGGAGATCGAAG AGCTGCAGGTCGCCTTCCAGGAGTTTGACCGGGACCGGGATGGCTATATAGGTTACCGGGAGCTGGGTGCCTGCATGAGGACACTGGGTTACATGCCCACCGAGATGGAACTCATTGAGATCTCTCAGCAGATCAGTAGGT GTGGCGGGAAGGTAGACTTTGAAGATTTTGTGGAGCTGATGGGCCCCAAGCTGCTGGCAGAGACAGCCGACATGATCggggtcagggagctaagggacGCCTTCAGGGAG TTCGACACCAACCGGGACGGCTGCATCAGTGTGGGCGAGCTCCGGGCAGCACTGAAGGCCTTGCTGGGGACGCGGCTCAGCCAGCGGGAAGTGGACGAGATCTTGCAGGACATGGACCTCAATGGGGACGGCCTGGTGGACTTCGAAg AGTTTGTGCGAATGATGTCTCGCTGA
- the CDK2AP2 gene encoding cyclin-dependent kinase 2-associated protein 2 isoform X1, producing the protein MSYKPIAPAPSSTPGSSTPGPGTPVPTAGSVPSPSGSVPGAAAPFRPLFNDFGPPSMGYVQAMKPPGAQGSQSTYTDLLSVIEEMGKEIRPTYAGSKSAMERLKRGIIHARALVRECLAETERNART; encoded by the exons ATGTCCTACAAGCCCATCGCCCCCGCCCCCAGCAGCACCCCGGGCTCCAGTACGCCCGGGCCCGGCACCCCGGTGCCCACAG CCGGAAGTGTCCCGTCGCCGTCGGGCTctgtgccaggagctgctgcccctTTCCGACCCCTGTTCAACGACTTTGGACCTCCCTCCATGGGCTACGTGCAG GCCATGAAGCCCCCCGGTGCCCAGGGCTCCCAGAGCACTTACACAGACCTGCTGTCGGTCATTGAGGAGATGGGAAAGGAGATCCGACCCACCTACGCAGGCAGCAAGAGCGCCATGGAGCGGCTGAAGCGGG GCATCATCCATGCCCGGGCCCTGGTCAGAGAATGCCTGGCCGAGACAGAGCGGAACGCCCGCACGTAA
- the CDK2AP2 gene encoding cyclin-dependent kinase 2-associated protein 2 isoform X2 — protein sequence MGYVQAMKPPGAQGSQSTYTDLLSVIEEMGKEIRPTYAGSKSAMERLKRGIIHARALVRECLAETERNART from the exons ATGGGCTACGTGCAG GCCATGAAGCCCCCCGGTGCCCAGGGCTCCCAGAGCACTTACACAGACCTGCTGTCGGTCATTGAGGAGATGGGAAAGGAGATCCGACCCACCTACGCAGGCAGCAAGAGCGCCATGGAGCGGCTGAAGCGGG GCATCATCCATGCCCGGGCCCTGGTCAGAGAATGCCTGGCCGAGACAGAGCGGAACGCCCGCACGTAA
- the PITPNM1 gene encoding membrane-associated phosphatidylinositol transfer protein 1: protein MLIKEYHILLPMSLDEYQVAQLYMIQKKSREESSGEGSGVEILANRPYTDGPGGSGQYTHKVYHVGSHIPGWFRALLPKAALQVEEESWNAYPYTRTRYTCPFVEKFSIEIETYYLPDGGQQPNVFNLSGAERRQRILDTIDIVRDAVAPGEYKAEEDPRLYRSVKTGRGPLADDWAQTAAQTGPLMCAYKLCKVEFRYWGMQAKIEQFIHDVGLRRVMLRAHRQAWCWQDEWTELSMADIRALEEETARMLAQRMAKCNTASEGPEAQSPGKPSVEARPGAGHSGTPDGPEAAPGPDASPDTSFSKQWSSSSRCSYSSQHGGGVSPQSLSEWRMQNIARDSENSSEDEFFDAHEGFSDSDEVFPKEMTKWNSNDFIDAFASPSEAEGAPEPGNEASKGLEHGTLAPRDSEGPDGARELGAEACAVHALFLILHSGNILDSGSGDASSKQADVQTLTSAFDAVTRIHFPEALGHVALRLVPCPPICAAAYALVSNLSPYSHDGDSLSRSQDHIPLAALPLLATSSSRYQGAVATVIARTNQAYAAFLRSSEGTGFCGQVVLIGDGVGGILGFDALCQSAGTGTGSRSSSRRGSMSNELLSPEVGPTRDPLADGAAEGLGVGRASLEPSSLTVQRTTPTPEPEGAPNSLQAAPASGEPRRPSTVSCPAGAEVPDGPTSTARLDFKVSGFFLFGSPLGLVLALRKTVMPALEVAQMRPACEQIYNLFHAADPCASRLEPLLAPKFQAIAPLAVPRYQKFPLGDGSSLLLADTLQTHSGLFLEELDMLVPSTPTSASGAFWKGSELGGTEPSAQPAAPSTTTEVVKILERWWGTKRIDYSLYCPEALTAFPTVTLPHLFHASYWESADVVAFILRQVIEKERPHLAECEEPSIYSPAFPREKWQRKRTQVKIRNVTSNHRASDTVVCEGRPQVLSGRFMYGPLDVVTLTGEKVDVYIMTQPLSGKWIHFGTEITNSSGRLTFPVAPERALGIGVYPVRMVVRGDHTYAECCLTVVARGTEAVVFSIDGSFTASVSIMGSDPKVRAGAVDVVRHWQDAGYLILYVTGRPDMQKHRVVAWLSQHNFPHGVVSFCDGLSHDPLRQKAMFLQGLVQEVELNIVAGYGSPKDVAVYAALGLSPNQTYIVGRAVRKLQAQCQFLSDGYVAHLGQLEAGSHSHAPVGPPRATLTKNTYGVAAPVDFLRKQSQLLRSRGPSQAEREGPGTPPTTLSRSKARSISLKLDSEEE, encoded by the exons ATGCTCATCAAGGAGTACCACATCCTGCTGCCCATGAGCCTGGACGAGTACCAGGTGGCCCAGCTGTACATGATCCAG AAAAAAAGCCGGGAGGAGTCGAGCGGTGAGGGCAGCGGCGTTGAGATCCTGGCCAACCGACCCTACACGGATGGGCCTGGGGGCAGCGGGCAGTACACTCACAAGGTCTACCACGTGGGCTCCCACATCCCAGGCTGGTTCCGGGCACTGCTGCCCAAGGccgccctgcaggtggaggaggaaTCATGGAATGCCTACCCTTACACGCGGACTCG GTACACCTGCCCTTTCGTGGAAAAATTCTCCATTGAGATTGAGACCTATTACCTGCCTGATGGGGGGCAGCAGCCAAATGTGTTCAACCTCAGTGGGGCTGAGAGAAGACAGCGCATCCTGG ACACCATTGACATCGTGCGCGATGCGGTGGCCCCAGGCGAGTACAAGGCAGAAGAGGATCCCCGGCTGTACCGCTCGGTCAAGACGGGGCGGGGACCGCTGGCGGATGACTGGGCCCAGACGGCCGCCCAGACGGGGCCCCTCATGTGCGCCTACAAGCTGTGCAAAGTGGAATTTCGCTACTGGGGCATGCAGGCCAAGATCGAGCAGTTCATCCATGATGTCG GGCTGCGCCGTGTGATGCTGCGGGCCCACCGGCAGGCCTGGTGCTGGCAGGATGAATGGACGGAGCTCAGCATGGCCGACATCCGGGCACTGGAGGAGGAGACGGCCCGAATGTTAGCTCAGCGCATGGCCAAGTGCAACACGGCCAGTGAGGGGCCTGAGGCCCAGTCCCCGGGGAAGCCCAGTGTGGAGGCTCGCCCAGGAGCTGGCCACTCTGGGACCCCGGACGGGCCAGAGGCGGCCCCCGGCCCCGATGCCTCACCAGACACCAGCTTCAGCAAGCAGTGGTCCTCGTCCTCCCGCTGCTCTTACTCCTCCCAGCATGGAG GGGGTGTGTCTCCGCAGAGCCTGTCTGAGTGGCGCATGCAGAACATCGCCCGGGACTCGGAGAATAGCTCAGAAGATGAGTTCTTTGATGCCCATG AAGGCTTCTCGGACAGCGACGAGGTCTTCCCCAAGGAGATGACCAAGTGGAACTCTAACGATTTCATTGACGCCTTCGCCTCCCCGTCAGAGGCCGAGGGGGCACCAG AGCCTGGAAACGAGGCTTCCAAAGGCCTGGAGCATGGAACGCTGGCACCCCGGGACTCAGAG GGCCCCGATGGAGCCCGCGAGCTTGGGGCCGAGGCCTGTGCGGTGCACGCCCTCTTCCTCATCCTGCACAGCGGCAACATCCTGGACTCAGGCTCCGGGGACGCCAGCTCCAAGCAGGCCGATGTGCAGACGCTGACCTCGGCCTTTGACGCCGTCACCCGCATCCACTTCCCCGAGGCCCTGGGCCACGTGGCTCTGCGGCTTGTGCCCTGCCCACCCATCTGCGCTGCTGCCTATGCGCTGGTCTCCAA CCTGAGCCCCTACAGCCATGACGGCGACAGCCTGTCCCGCTCCCAGGACCACATCCCTCTGGCCGCCCTGCCACTGCTGGCCACCTCGTCTTCCCGCTACCAGGGCGCTGTGGCCACTGTCATTGCGCGCACCAACCAGGCCTACGCAGCCTTCCTGCGCTCCTCGGAGGGTACCGGCTTCTGTGGGCAG GTCGTGCTGATCGGAGACGGTGTGGGTGGCATCCTGGGCTTTGATGCGCTCTGCCAAAGCGCTGGCACGGGCACCGGGAGCCGGAGCAGCAGCCGCCGTGGAAGCATG AGCAATGAGCTGCTGTCCCCGGAGGTGGGCCCCACGCGGGACCCACTGGCGGATGGCGCAGCAGAGGGGCTGGGCGTCGGGCGGGCCAGCCTAGAGCCCTCCTCCCTGACTGTCCAGCGCACCACACCTACCCCAGAGCCCGAGGGCGCTCCGAACAG CCTGCAGGCGGCCCCTGCCTCCGGGGAGCCCAGGCGGCCCAGCACAGTCTCCTGCCCAGCTGGTGCTGAAGTGCCCGACGGCCCCACCAGCACTGCCCGCCTGGACTTCAAGGTCTCCGGCTTCTTCCTGTTCGGCTCCCCGCTGGGCCTGGTGCTGGCCCTGCGGAAGACTGTGATGCCCGCCCTGGAGG TGGCCCAGATGCGGCCGGCCTGCGAGCAGATCTACAACCTCTTCCACGCTGCTGACCCCTGTGCCTCCCGCCTCGAGCCCCTGCTGGCCCCCAAGTTCCAGGCCATCGCCCCACTGGCTGTGCCGCGCTACCAGAAGTTCCCCCTGGGAGATggctcatccctgctgctgg CCGACACCCTGCAGACACACTCAGGGCTCTTCCTGGAGGAGCTGGACATGTTGGTACCCTCAACGCCCACCTCAGCCAGTGGCGCCTTCTGGAAGGGCAGCGAGTTGGGGGGCACGGAGCCCTCAGCCCAGCCGGCAGCTCCCAGCACCACCACTGAGGTGGTTAAAA TCCTGGAGCGCTGGTGGGGGACCAAGCGCATCGACTACTCCCTGTACTGCCCCGAGGCGCTCACTGCCTTCCCCACCGTCACACTGCCCCACCTCTTCCATGCCAGCTACTGGGAGTCGGCTGACGTGGTAGCCTTCATCCTGCGCCAG GTGATTGAGAAGGAGCGGCCCCATCTGGCCGAGTGTGAGGAACCATCCATCTACAGCCCGGCCTTCCCCAGGGAGAAGTGGCAGCGAAAACGGACACAGGTCAAGATCCGG AATGTCACTTCCAACCACCGGGCCAGCGACACCGTGGTGTGTGAGGGCCGCCCGCAGGTGCTCAGTGGGCGCTTCATGTACGGGCCCCTGGACGTGGTCACACTCACGGGAGAGAAG GTGGATGTATACATCATGACCCAGCCACTGTCAGGCAAGTGGATCCACTTTGGCACCGAGATCACCAATAGCTCGGGCCGCCTCACCTTCCCCGTGGCCCCTGAGCGCGCTCTGGGCATTGGCGTCTACCCCGTGCGCATGGTGGTCAG GGGCGACCACACCTATGCTGAGTGCTGCCTAACCGTGGTGGCCCGTGGCACTGAGGCGGTGGTCTTCAGCATTGACGGGTCCTTTACTGCCAGCGTCTCCATCATGGGCAGCGACCCCAAGGTGCGCGCTGGTGCGGTGGATGTGGTCAG GCACTGGCAGGACGCCGGCTACCTGATCCTGTACGTCACAGGCCGCCCCGACATGCAGAAACACCGAGTGGTGGCCTGGCTGTCCCAGCACAACTTTCCCCATGGCGTTGTCTCCTTCTGCGACGGCCTCAGCCACGACCCGCTGCGCCAGAAGGCCATGTTcctgcagggcctggtgcaggaG GTGGAACTGAACATTGTGGCCGG